In one Oryza glaberrima chromosome 2, OglaRS2, whole genome shotgun sequence genomic region, the following are encoded:
- the LOC127763205 gene encoding peptidyl-prolyl cis-trans isomerase: MSNTRVFFDMTVGGAPAGRIVMELYAKDVPRTAENFRALCTGEKGVGKSGKPLHYKGSTFHRVIPEFMCQGGDFTRGNGTGGESIYGEKFADEVFKFKHDSPGILSMANAGPNTNGSQFFICTVPCSWLDGKHVVFGRVVEGMDVVKAIEKVGSRGGSTAKPVVIADCGQLS; this comes from the coding sequence atgtcgaACACGAGGGTGTTCTTCGACATGACCGtcggcggagctccggcgggGCGGATCGTGATGGAGCTGTACGCGAAGGACGTGCCGCGGACGGCGGAGAACTTCCGCGCGCTCTGCACCGGCGAGAAGGGCGTGGGCAAGAGCGGCAAGCCGCTGCACTATAAGGGGAGCACCTTCCACCGCGTGATCCCGGAGTTCATGTGCCAGGGCGGCGACTTCACCCGCGGCAACGGCACGGGAGGGGAGTCGATCTACGGCGAGAAGTTCGCCGACGAGGTGTTCAAGTTCAAGCACGACAGCCCCGGCATCCTGTCCATGGCGAACGCCGGGCCCAACACTAACGGGTCCCAGTTCTTCATCTGCACCGTGCCCTGCAGCTGGCTGGACGGGAAGCACGTCGTGTTCGGCCGCGTCGTCGAGGGCATGGACGTCGTCAAGGCCATCGAGAAGGTGGGATCCCGCGGCGGGAGCACCGCCAAGCCGGTCGTCATCGCCGACTGCGGCCAGCTCTCCTAG